One Salvia splendens isolate huo1 chromosome 1, SspV2, whole genome shotgun sequence genomic window, GAAGACGCGTTTTTCCTTTAATACACGCGAGAGGAATATGCGTGTTTCACTTtaaaacacgcgagagcttATCGCGTCTATACCATGGCTGGAAAGTTTTATTTTCAGGGTCCATATGGCGGATACATTTTGTCATGAACTCCTTTCTTGGAATTTTGCCTACTATTTAACCACAAAGAATTTACTATTTGTAGCAGGTACCAACATTCAACCACAAAGCAATTTTTTTAGGTATTAATTCAAGTTTGGAAAACATTGATTGGTGTGTAAGTGGAGCTGACAAGGTTTGATATTCTAAAAACACATGCTCTACAACACTAACTGCATAAAAAAGAGAGCAAACATGGTACTGTGATGATCAAATTTCCGGTCTTTTTTCCATCAAGACAAGCTGTGGTAACGAGAAGAAAACAAGCAGGTAAATATATTATTGCAGGATATGATGAATCccttttctatttctattttcaaTGAAACAAGcatgtaaattaaaattaatgaaattaacGTTTGTGGTATAATCAAAGATGGGAGGTCCAATGGTTAACGAAGACAGAGATGTGGAGATGACTTGAAAGCTGATTCTAAGTAGAGAGAGGTATGTAGGAGTCATTTACCAGATGTGAGAAAGACTCCGGTGGCAGAGAAAGAGTCAACAATGAATTCGGTGAGAGGGACACCGACGGTGGCAAGGCGGCAACGGCGAGAAGGCAAGGAAGGCTGTGGGGTGTGTGAGAGGAGGGTAGGGTTTGGGTTTGGGATTGAGATTGAGAATTTGGGAGAGTCTGAGATTGCTAAGACTATGTGAATCAGGGGAATTGAGTTTACGATTGAGGAGAAGGTGGAATCAATAAAATgagattaaaatttaaaatagggagaagaaaagaagaaagtGGTATTGAATTCTtccttatttaatttaaatacacTTTATATTTTCGGCAAGTTTTCTCTTTTATAAGATGAACCTGTATCCATTAATAATACTCCTTTAACTGTTTTTTCCTAAATCTTTATGTCTCCAAAGAGTCCAAAGTCCTTATTTTAATTGgtaagttttatttatttatttatttattaaaattatttatttattatttatatgttTCAAATAAAAACCTAAATACGCGAAAATGcaagagtaaaatcagtagtgaCGAAGTAGCAGAAAGCAAAGTTTACAATTTGAGAAGTTATGTCAATGGAGGAAGAAGCTTCAGCTTCACCATCCCCCCAGGGTGAAGTAGAAGACGAGTACGATTCCAAGGAGAGTGTCTTGCAGCGATACTTTCTTCAAGAATGGAAGCTCGTCAAATCCCTACTCGACAACATTGTTTCCGCTCGCCGTGTCTCCGATCTCTCTGCCGTCCACAAAATTCGATCCATTGTATGCTGCCCTAATTTCAGACTCTGAAGTTTATGTTTTACATTGCTGGAACTTGGGGagtttatttttggttttactTTAGCTGCAATTATGTTTTATTCGATTGATAGATGTTGGATTGTCAATTATGCTTAACTAGTGGCGATGGATAAGGCGTTAGTACATGTTCAGTTTTGGAGATTGTAATCGGCTGAAGGCTTGTGCGTGATTGCTTTATTGAGTCATTATGCTTGCATCGATGTTGCTGATTGGTACCTTGTAGTGTTTAGTTTGAGAAGCGTCGATGAacgggttttttctatttttgttctaaaatagaacttagattcctcgtttgttctagcgtttttttttgttccggatttgggagagacgcatgaccctcatgcgtctctttttaatgagacgcatgacaattatgcgtcttttatagagacgcatgagggtcatgcgtctctatttttttttcgtttttttaacggcgcatgagggtcatgcgtcttaggtatagacgcatctccctcatgcgtctgttgtttttttaaaatataatagacgacgcatgagcatcatgcgtcttagggagagacgcatgaggctcatgcgtctctaacttgcTTAAATCAGTTCCCACGGCAGAATAGGCAGAATacgcgagagaaagagaggaagacaaCCCGTGCGATTTCCTTggcgatttcttggcgattcccttcatatttcggtaagtttccttcaattTTTCAACATTGTTCtcgtatttgttgtttatttgcatattattaggGTTTTGATAAATCTATTGTATACTTACTATATTAGggtttaatgaaaaaaattgtctttaattgttgttggtttgtatatatatttttgcagaaatcatgcaagtatacgtgagtttatattggggtggtagaatatatcaacttcctcaagtgggtatttgttatgatcctcctcgtgcgagagcttccatcgtattggattcatgtgtctcattatctgaattagttgcaatgatatgtgttaagataagaatagattcaaaccaacacttcatCGAAATATCTTGGAGGCATTGTTTCTTGGGTACCGGTACGAGTTATGTATGTACTGCGGTTGACAGTGATCAAAGTGTGTTTTATATGTTCAATGCggctctaaattctactcggcatattgaattatttgttgagtatttgTATGTTGGAAATGCCTTCATCCCACCAATTGTTGATCATGGTGTTGGATCATCTACGAGGTTTGAACCTTTGAGCATGGATTGCGGTATGAATGATCAAATAGATGTTGCAGATGCTGCTGATGTTGGATTGAATACTCAAGAGAATGTAGAAGAGCATGATGATGTTCATGTTGTACGAAGAGACCTTGATGATCCAGAATTGTCGTCATCCTCGTCTGATGAGattttaagtgatgattctggtgctgactctagtgatgaggaagtagtgtataaacccgtcgtgcaaggtgaacaaccacttccagaaTACGTTCACACCGGGTTGAAATATTTTCGCAGACTGCCTAGTGGTCCTTCTGAGGTACCTGAAGTTGGTAATGAACGCAGTACCATGTACTGGGATGAAGAACACCCATATCGGATTAATgcgggaacaaaatttgatagcaagctgcatgtgaagactgctattactatgtggagtctgaggcaacaccggcaatttagggtggttgagagcaaagtaagaaggtggcatgccgtGTGCAAATATCCAGCAGGGAGGACAGAAGATGGGACAGCTATTATCAGCGAGACCGACGCTGAAAAAGCGAATGAATGTCGGTGGAAAGTTTCTGTTACACACATGGCCCATGATGATATGTGGGAGATTAGGAAGTGGTGTGGACGACATAGTTGTGAAGGCCATCGTAATGATAGAggacatgctaacttttcatcaccAATGATTGCTTTGTGTATTCGACATCAgtttaatataacaaacttaCAAATAGTCGCATCGAAGCAGCCGACTCATTCATCCCAGCATTGGCCCGTGCCCCAGGCCGAGTCACGTACGTCACGGTAATTCTGTTATACCACGCCATATAACCCGGGCTCATGGGAATATCCAAAGACATTGGTGCGGCGTATTCGGCAGCTTGGAACCTTTCGTACCTCATGTCCCACTCCCCAATGTAGAACTGATGCGTGTTTGCCCAGTTGTTGCCCTTCTTACCACGCCGATCATTTTTGCCTAAATGATCGGCGTTCCTTAGCATCCTGTCTACATTCTGCGGTATATCCTGATACCGATTGAACTGTCGTCGCACTCGTCCAGGCTCATGGGCCTCGACATAGGCCCAACATACCAAGTAGGTCTCGCACAGAGAGCATCCAGTCTCATCATTGCAGTAGTCAGGCAGTATGCAATGTGCGTATGGCGTCCAGATAAACTACAAAACAGCAATGCAAATGCCACTGAATAATTCCGTAATAAGTTCTTAAATGAAGTCTAAACCGAAATAATACTCACCTGACCAGGTCTAATCAGAGATATTTGGTCACGATAATGCTCAACCGAGTGTTTAGGAGCATTTCCTATCTGCGTTGTTCCTTTCCACCTGTACATATATTTGATGTAAGCAAATAAtccaatataaattaataaataaatatttagataTATACCTGGCGCCACATGGTGTATATGGCTCGTGCACAACTGGTCCAATGAACGCAGGcctcaatgtgggcattctttcccacgcccatagcTGCAGAAGCATCATAGGCCCGCCCAACTCTTTTCTCTTATCCATGGAAGCCTCGCACAGATAATGATAAAGGTAGGCCAATGCCGCACTTCCCCAACTAATATTCTTCACCTCTTCTGGATCCCCAAGCCcattcaaccacataaatggcaccttacaccccgtggtgtccggtagaatgagacctcctaataaaattagggcatggatacgtgccctttggatgtatacgtacataggtaggtcatcacccagaggcatccttgtctggttgatcagtgcggtcatcagcaaaccgccttgctttgtctctgtggaagtatctggtatccatcccaacagatCGCGGCACTTGCTGGTCCAGTCTGGAAAGTTGTCATGATAGTCACGCCCTGTGAAAACGCGACCATCCGCCCTCAAGCCCCAAAtggcttgcacatcttccaaggtgATCGTCGCCTCACCGATCGGTAGATGGAAAGTGTGCGTCTCCGGTCTCCAACGCTCAATCAACGCCGTGATCAGCTCGTTGTCCACCTTCATGGGCTTCCCACAATCGatcacgcctttgaaaccaaagaCGTCAAGCCAATATCTAACATTCTCGTGAATTTCGACGTCCCAAGTCTTGCTTTCTGTCCTTCGGACTTTAAATACTTGGGTTGTGCCCTCTTTCATGAGTTTATGTGAA contains:
- the LOC121751892 gene encoding serine/threonine-protein phosphatase 7 long form homolog, with translation METSSSSGQLLYGPEDPSLLNLQKHHISHKLMKEGTTQVFKVRRTESKTWDVEIHENVRYWLDVFGFKGVIDCGKPMKVDNELITALIERWRPETHTFHLPIGEATITLEDVQAIWGLRADGRVFTGRDYHDNFPDWTSKCRDLLGWIPDTSTETKQGGLLMTALINQTRMPLGDDLPMYVYIQRARIHALILLGGLILPDTTGCKVPFMWLNGLGDPEEVKNISWGSAALAYLYHYLCEASMDKRKELGGPMMLLQLWAWERMPTLRPAFIGPVVHEPYTPCGARWKGTTQIGNAPKHSVEHYRDQISLIRPGQVSIISV